The Polyangiaceae bacterium genome window below encodes:
- a CDS encoding response regulator transcription factor, translated as MKLFVVEDEAKMARLLERGLREEGHQVDLAADGLEALDQALDVAYDVIILDWSLPKMDGVSLLRRWRERGLKTPVLLLTARGTVGERVTGLRAGADDYLVKPFDFEELVARLEALHRRGAGHEPLTKVGPAVLDARRRVLSNGGIEETLTAREFALLLELAGHAGETLTRTELLGTVWGTGFVGAPNVVDVYVGYLRNKLRAICGEAVAIQAVRGIGYRLVIEKPPRSAS; from the coding sequence ATGAAACTGTTCGTCGTCGAGGACGAAGCGAAGATGGCCCGCTTGCTCGAGCGCGGTTTGCGTGAAGAGGGCCATCAGGTGGACCTTGCGGCGGACGGCCTGGAGGCGCTCGACCAGGCGCTCGACGTGGCGTACGACGTCATCATTTTGGATTGGTCGCTGCCCAAGATGGACGGCGTGTCGCTGCTGAGGCGGTGGCGTGAACGAGGTTTGAAGACGCCGGTTCTATTGCTCACGGCGCGGGGAACCGTGGGCGAGCGAGTGACGGGGTTGCGAGCGGGCGCGGACGATTACCTGGTCAAACCTTTCGACTTCGAAGAATTGGTCGCGCGGCTCGAAGCGTTGCACCGTCGCGGCGCGGGGCACGAACCGCTCACGAAGGTTGGTCCCGCGGTGCTCGATGCGCGCAGGCGGGTCCTATCGAATGGCGGCATCGAGGAAACGCTCACGGCGCGGGAATTCGCGCTCCTTTTGGAATTGGCGGGACATGCGGGCGAAACGCTGACGCGCACGGAGCTTTTGGGGACGGTGTGGGGGACGGGGTTCGTCGGCGCGCCGAATGTCGTCGATGTGTACGTGGGTTATTTGCGGAATAAATTGCGCGCCATTTGCGGAGAGGCAGTGGCCATTCAAGCGGTTCGAGGCATTGGGTATCGGCTGGTGATCGAAAAACCGCCGCGGAGCGCTTCATGA
- a CDS encoding HAMP domain-containing histidine kinase, whose protein sequence is MRVRARLLVFGAALPALALLLAVVAAGLVFRANLHGALDRALLGQAAVESVSLFDGPEGKPHLHLGKSPLADNVRTFVPMVGLFRASGELVTHFPEDGWIPDPPDVNASSATPRLFTQVVSDGRVMRTLTVAVKSPSGEQFVLSLESPLSEIDVTMRLYWQATLGLVAMAAALLFFVQWGQAGKMSRRIADMTAQLPELRGGALAWRLPPDPTGDEIADLRVALADAMERLRAARDAQERLIANAAHELRTPLGLMRTEMDLALRKERTADELREALAEARKEVVRLSELATRLLDLAALGKVTREVAAHDLVTLAREAVEACEAEAEARGVTIALALPTDAMAQLEAQTMRQAIDNVLSNAMTHAPAGSTIHVGIEGAGSVWRLSVRDEGPGVAAEDVERIFEPFYRGMKEKQGQGAGLGLSIVREIMRRHGGTAYVVEADGQGATFVLEVPRLAPRRADRPDGDTASRGARTPVV, encoded by the coding sequence ATGAGGGTTCGGGCGCGGCTCTTGGTGTTTGGCGCGGCATTGCCCGCGCTCGCGCTGCTGCTTGCCGTCGTGGCGGCGGGGTTGGTCTTCCGAGCGAATTTGCACGGCGCGCTCGACAGGGCGCTCCTTGGGCAAGCCGCGGTGGAGAGCGTGAGCCTCTTCGACGGGCCCGAAGGCAAACCGCATTTGCATTTGGGCAAGTCGCCTTTGGCGGACAACGTTCGCACGTTCGTTCCCATGGTGGGGCTTTTCCGCGCGTCCGGCGAGCTCGTGACGCACTTTCCCGAGGATGGGTGGATCCCGGACCCGCCGGACGTGAATGCTTCGAGCGCCACGCCGCGGCTGTTCACGCAAGTGGTGTCGGATGGGCGCGTCATGCGTACGCTGACCGTTGCCGTCAAATCGCCGTCGGGTGAGCAATTCGTGCTTTCGCTGGAGAGCCCGCTGTCGGAAATCGACGTCACGATGCGGCTTTATTGGCAGGCGACGCTGGGGCTCGTGGCCATGGCCGCGGCGCTTTTGTTTTTCGTGCAATGGGGGCAAGCGGGAAAGATGAGCCGTCGAATCGCGGACATGACGGCGCAGCTTCCGGAACTGCGAGGCGGGGCGCTCGCGTGGCGTTTGCCGCCGGATCCGACGGGCGACGAGATTGCCGATTTACGCGTAGCGCTCGCGGATGCAATGGAGCGATTACGCGCCGCGCGTGATGCGCAAGAGCGGCTCATTGCGAATGCGGCGCACGAGCTGCGCACGCCGCTGGGGCTGATGCGCACGGAAATGGACCTGGCCTTGCGCAAGGAGCGAACGGCCGACGAATTGCGCGAGGCGCTTGCCGAGGCTCGCAAGGAAGTCGTTCGCTTGTCGGAGCTTGCAACGCGGCTGCTCGACCTTGCGGCGCTCGGCAAGGTGACGCGCGAAGTCGCGGCGCACGATTTGGTGACCTTGGCTCGAGAAGCCGTCGAGGCGTGCGAAGCGGAGGCCGAGGCGCGAGGCGTGACGATTGCATTGGCATTGCCGACGGACGCCATGGCGCAGCTCGAAGCGCAAACGATGCGACAAGCCATCGACAACGTGCTTTCCAATGCCATGACGCACGCGCCGGCGGGATCGACGATTCATGTGGGTATCGAAGGCGCAGGGAGCGTATGGCGGTTGTCCGTGCGTGACGAGGGGCCGGGCGTAGCGGCCGAGGACGTGGAACGCATCTTCGAGCCGTTTTACCGCGGAATGAAGGAAAAACAGGGCCAAGGTGCGGGACTTGGGCTCTCCATCGTGCGCGAGATCATGCGCAGGCACGGGGGTACGGCATATGTTGTGGAAGCAGATGGTCAAGGGGCGACCTTCGTGCTGGAAGTTCCGCGGCTCGCGCCTCGGCGCGCGGATCGACCGGATGGCGATACCGCATCGAGAGGTGCAAGGACGCCGGTCGTGTGA
- a CDS encoding YkgJ family cysteine cluster protein produces MPLAPLEGRPDPNGADCVSCGRCCHHGPHTVMLHESDEERMGADVLRRLTVLLDRPPFFRFVENDGERCGALDVSVPDHFPCSIYAVRPEGCREVEPGSPCCLEARRLGHLGKSVEFKRPRGA; encoded by the coding sequence ATGCCGCTCGCTCCGCTAGAAGGACGACCCGATCCGAACGGTGCCGATTGTGTATCGTGCGGGCGCTGCTGTCATCACGGCCCGCACACGGTCATGCTGCACGAGAGCGACGAGGAGCGAATGGGTGCGGACGTCTTGCGCCGACTTACCGTTTTGCTCGACCGTCCTCCGTTTTTCCGATTCGTCGAGAACGACGGCGAGCGGTGCGGCGCCCTCGATGTCTCGGTTCCCGACCACTTTCCTTGCTCCATCTATGCGGTTCGCCCGGAAGGCTGTCGTGAGGTCGAGCCTGGTTCGCCCTGTTGTTTGGAGGCGCGGCGTCTGGGGCATTTGGGCAAGAGCGTCGAATTCAAGCGGCCGCGTGGCGCGTAA